One Comamonas endophytica DNA window includes the following coding sequences:
- a CDS encoding cytochrome C assembly family protein, which translates to MHTPSPTVTWLLALLAACAYALPAARIGETAARTALAIAWGLHAAFLAWGLLGMAPHFGFATALSITAWLMLTVYGVEQQLYPQLRTRALLGLLGAAAVVLAALFPGMPLQVNSSAWLPLHLALGIASYGLFAAAVVHAALMNHAEKRIRVAADDDSGIPLLALERLTFRFVSAGFWLLSATLLAGWLFGEALYGRAWRWDHKTIFSLLAWFTFATLLIGRARFGWRGRHAVHVLYAGALLLLLSYAGSRFVMEVLLERFV; encoded by the coding sequence ATGCATACCCCCTCTCCTACCGTGACCTGGCTGCTGGCCCTGTTGGCGGCCTGCGCCTACGCCCTTCCCGCCGCACGCATCGGGGAAACCGCGGCGCGCACCGCGCTGGCCATCGCCTGGGGGCTGCACGCGGCGTTTCTCGCCTGGGGGCTGCTGGGCATGGCGCCGCATTTCGGCTTTGCCACGGCACTGTCGATCACTGCCTGGCTCATGCTCACGGTGTATGGCGTCGAGCAGCAGCTCTATCCGCAACTGCGCACGCGCGCGCTGCTGGGGCTGCTGGGCGCGGCCGCGGTGGTGCTGGCGGCGCTGTTTCCGGGCATGCCGCTGCAGGTCAATTCCTCGGCCTGGCTGCCGCTGCACCTGGCGCTGGGCATTGCCTCCTATGGCCTGTTTGCCGCGGCCGTGGTGCATGCGGCGCTGATGAACCACGCGGAAAAACGCATCCGCGTGGCGGCCGATGACGACAGCGGCATTCCGCTGCTGGCGCTCGAGCGGCTGACCTTCCGTTTCGTTTCCGCCGGCTTCTGGCTGCTCTCGGCCACGCTGCTCGCCGGCTGGCTGTTCGGCGAGGCGCTGTACGGCCGGGCCTGGCGCTGGGACCACAAGACGATCTTCTCGCTGCTGGCATGGTTCACCTTCGCCACGCTGCTGATCGGCCGCGCGCGCTTCGGCTGGCGCGGCCGGCATGCGGTGCATGTGCTGTATGCGGGTGCACTGTTGCTGCTTCTGTCTTACGCTGGCTCGCGTTTCGTGATGGAAGTGCTCTTGGAACGTTTCGTATGA